The following coding sequences are from one Candidatus Margulisiibacteriota bacterium window:
- a CDS encoding divergent polysaccharide deacetylase family protein, with amino-acid sequence MTKRRLQTGRVLLLIFVLGLATAQAKPKMAVVIDDVGYALAEAKTLAALEQPLTFAVIPAQPYSSASAAAIAAAGRHAVLVHLPWTPLGNREAYPVRVESGYSAANIRWMLERAFASVPQASGLNNHQGSILSADAAMMENFMSVFSERGGDLYFLDSNTTVNSRAQAAARKHGIPSARNDIFLDGVQTEEYITRRFAEAAGIARRRGSVIAICHSTRPATKRVLKKLLTQYNEQVDFVLLPEIIKIRERR; translated from the coding sequence ATGACCAAACGCCGCCTGCAGACCGGCAGGGTTTTACTTTTAATTTTTGTTTTAGGCTTGGCCACGGCGCAGGCCAAACCCAAAATGGCTGTGGTGATCGATGATGTCGGTTATGCGCTGGCCGAAGCGAAAACTCTGGCCGCTCTGGAGCAGCCCCTGACTTTTGCCGTGATACCCGCGCAGCCTTATTCTTCCGCTTCCGCCGCGGCGATAGCCGCGGCGGGACGCCATGCCGTGCTGGTGCATTTGCCGTGGACACCGCTAGGCAATAGAGAGGCCTATCCGGTGCGCGTGGAGAGCGGTTATTCGGCGGCAAATATCCGCTGGATGCTGGAGCGGGCTTTTGCCTCTGTGCCGCAGGCTTCCGGCCTCAACAATCATCAGGGTTCGATCCTCTCCGCGGACGCGGCAATGATGGAGAATTTTATGAGTGTTTTTAGCGAGCGCGGGGGAGACCTCTATTTTCTGGACAGCAATACGACGGTCAATTCGCGCGCGCAGGCAGCCGCGCGTAAACACGGCATCCCGTCCGCGCGCAACGACATTTTCCTTGACGGCGTGCAGACCGAGGAGTATATCACGCGGCGTTTTGCCGAAGCGGCCGGTATCGCCCGCCGCCGCGGTAGCGTCATTGCGATCTGCCACAGCACGCGGCCGGCGACCAAGAGGGTTTTAAAAAAACTGCTGACCCAATATAATGAACAGGTTGATTTTGTTTTACTGCCGGAGATAATCAAAATACGGGAGCGGCGATGA
- a CDS encoding S41 family peptidase, translating into MSKPKKVKLSTAVVFGVAAFVLGCSIQILTAARSEVTWGLLYQVLGIVRTQYIETEVKDDKLIYGSIRGMLRALGDPYTRFIDPEGYEEMQTHLNGNFAGVGIQLGMKDEALTVIAPIEDTPADKAGLKSGDKILEINDKSTEDMSLDQAVSLIRGAKGTKVKLLILRSVNEKPKPYTLVRDNIKIKSVSRKKMLDAEKKIGYIMLNTFESKQTYGEVVDALEELDKQGLQSLILDLRNNGGGLLDEAIAISSVFLPGGEVVHTVDRYGNKETFQTVSVDYQWPDKPLVILLNGGSASASEILAGAVADNKRGTLIGTQSFGKASVQNIRPLSDGSAILVTVAKYLTPDGKDINKVGISPNYVVEIPTASIEAALKDPDYKYSEDKDEQLQYALKYLRSLK; encoded by the coding sequence GTGTCTAAACCAAAAAAAGTGAAGTTGTCGACCGCTGTAGTTTTTGGAGTGGCCGCGTTTGTGCTGGGCTGCAGTATTCAGATTTTGACCGCGGCGCGTTCAGAAGTTACCTGGGGGCTGCTGTATCAAGTGCTGGGTATTGTCCGCACGCAGTATATTGAGACGGAAGTCAAAGACGACAAGCTGATTTACGGTTCGATCCGCGGCATGCTGCGCGCGCTGGGAGATCCCTATACCCGTTTTATCGATCCGGAAGGCTATGAGGAAATGCAGACACATCTCAACGGCAATTTTGCCGGCGTGGGTATACAGCTGGGTATGAAAGACGAAGCTCTGACGGTGATCGCGCCGATCGAGGACACGCCAGCGGACAAAGCCGGCTTGAAATCCGGCGATAAAATCTTGGAGATCAACGACAAATCCACTGAAGATATGTCGCTGGATCAGGCTGTCTCTTTGATCCGCGGCGCCAAAGGCACGAAAGTCAAGCTGCTGATCCTGCGCAGCGTAAATGAAAAGCCCAAACCATATACTTTGGTGCGCGACAATATCAAGATCAAATCGGTCAGCCGCAAGAAAATGCTCGACGCGGAGAAAAAGATCGGCTACATCATGCTGAATACATTTGAGAGCAAGCAGACTTACGGCGAGGTGGTGGACGCGCTGGAAGAGCTGGATAAGCAGGGTCTGCAAAGCCTGATTTTGGATCTGCGCAACAACGGCGGCGGCCTGCTTGACGAGGCGATCGCCATTTCTTCGGTTTTCCTGCCGGGCGGCGAGGTTGTGCATACGGTAGACCGTTACGGCAACAAAGAAACTTTTCAAACGGTCAGTGTGGATTATCAGTGGCCGGATAAACCGCTGGTCATTTTACTTAATGGCGGCTCGGCTTCGGCTTCGGAGATTTTGGCTGGCGCGGTGGCGGACAATAAACGCGGCACGTTGATCGGCACGCAGTCTTTTGGCAAAGCTTCTGTGCAAAATATCCGCCCGCTCTCCGACGGTTCGGCGATCCTGGTTACGGTGGCCAAATATCTGACGCCTGACGGCAAGGATATTAACAAAGTCGGCATCTCGCCAAACTATGTTGTGGAGATCCCGACGGCCTCGATCGAAGCCGCGCTGAAAGACCCGGACTATAAATACAGCGAGGATAAGGACGAACAATTACAGTACGCGCTTAAATATTTGCGCAGCCTAAAATAA